The Fuerstiella sp. genome includes a window with the following:
- the msrA gene encoding peptide-methionine (S)-S-oxide reductase MsrA: MATEEKSNKQVAILGGGCFWCTEAVFLRVRGVTSVTSGYTGGTVPNPTYEQICRGDTGHAEVIRIEFSPDVISFEQVLDIFFHTHDPTTLNRQGADSGTQYRSAVFFNSSQQKAVAADIIKTLDDSGVFRDPIVTTLEELKKFYPAEDYHQNYYNLNPNQGYCRVVIDPKMAKFRKRYSKLLKPAETEPNKPQAPQ; encoded by the coding sequence ATGGCTACTGAAGAAAAATCAAACAAACAGGTCGCAATACTGGGCGGTGGCTGTTTTTGGTGTACCGAAGCCGTTTTTCTGAGAGTGCGCGGAGTCACCAGCGTGACGTCGGGTTACACCGGCGGAACAGTTCCCAATCCCACTTATGAACAGATTTGCAGAGGTGACACCGGACACGCAGAAGTGATTCGAATCGAATTCAGTCCGGATGTTATTTCATTTGAACAGGTCCTGGACATTTTTTTTCACACACACGATCCCACGACACTGAACCGCCAGGGAGCAGACAGCGGCACACAGTACCGATCAGCAGTCTTCTTCAACAGCAGCCAACAGAAGGCGGTCGCAGCCGACATCATCAAAACGCTTGATGATTCGGGAGTATTCCGTGACCCGATTGTCACGACGCTGGAAGAACTGAAAAAATTCTATCCCGCAGAAGACTATCACCAAAATTACTACAACCTGAATCCTAATCAGGGATACTGTCGAGTCGTCATCGATCCAAAAATGGCTAAGTTCCGGAAGCGCTACAGCAAATTGCTTAAACCCGCAGAAACAGAGCCAAACAAGCCACAGGCCCCACAGTAA
- a CDS encoding phospholipid carrier-dependent glycosyltransferase: MSDKHKPRSPAEDCGSQQRWRSAVPAVLFVALILRIGAASWTELSVREAGRMFFVEGDANGYWHLGRAVASGEDYSIHQPARRVLRVPGFPLLLGAVIHCFGESVFAARIILAGVGAGCCWLTYCLGCQLVTRRVGFWAALLMAVHPLQIGNSVLILSENWFTFWMLAGLWCLASQIGCSLGQSNEDSAFRLPLLIRSALTGALIAVAVLVRPGFILWLPVAMMAVVLLTRHRWPEKLILPVLMVIAFAAVMLPWVVRNYNVTGHWVLTSLWSGPSLYDGLNPAADGSSNMQFFDRDNVMATMSEYQMNAHYQQLAQQFMRENPGRTLTLAGRKLVRYLQPVPNSVSAGWVVWVACSLFWLIVVALCVAGLRARQLNPTGLLLVLGPFVLFMVVHMVFVGSLRYRLPAEFPLAILVATGMCQWLPRRKHG, encoded by the coding sequence ATGTCGGACAAACATAAACCACGCTCACCCGCGGAAGATTGCGGTTCGCAACAGCGGTGGCGGTCCGCAGTGCCGGCTGTGTTGTTCGTGGCACTTATCCTGCGAATAGGTGCGGCATCGTGGACCGAATTATCAGTTCGGGAAGCAGGCCGGATGTTTTTTGTGGAAGGCGATGCCAACGGGTACTGGCATCTGGGGCGGGCTGTTGCGTCAGGCGAAGATTACTCCATTCATCAGCCGGCACGGCGGGTCCTGCGGGTCCCGGGTTTTCCCCTGCTTCTTGGAGCAGTTATTCACTGTTTCGGCGAAAGTGTTTTTGCTGCTCGGATTATTCTGGCTGGTGTGGGTGCCGGATGCTGCTGGTTAACGTATTGTCTGGGTTGTCAGCTTGTCACCAGACGAGTTGGTTTCTGGGCTGCTCTGTTAATGGCCGTTCATCCGCTGCAGATCGGTAACAGTGTTCTGATCCTGTCTGAGAACTGGTTTACATTCTGGATGCTTGCAGGACTGTGGTGCCTGGCGAGCCAGATTGGCTGTTCGCTAGGACAATCGAACGAGGATTCGGCTTTCAGGCTCCCTCTGCTGATTCGTTCGGCGTTGACTGGTGCACTGATCGCCGTGGCCGTGCTGGTGCGACCGGGATTTATTCTGTGGTTGCCGGTTGCCATGATGGCCGTTGTCCTGTTAACCAGGCATCGATGGCCGGAAAAACTGATTCTGCCGGTGTTGATGGTCATTGCTTTTGCAGCCGTGATGTTGCCGTGGGTCGTTCGCAATTACAACGTGACAGGACATTGGGTGCTGACCTCACTGTGGAGTGGTCCCTCCCTGTACGACGGCCTGAATCCAGCTGCTGACGGGAGCAGCAATATGCAGTTTTTCGATCGTGACAATGTGATGGCCACCATGTCCGAATATCAAATGAATGCTCACTACCAACAGCTTGCCCAGCAGTTCATGAGGGAAAATCCTGGGCGAACCCTAACTTTGGCCGGACGAAAGCTGGTGAGGTATCTGCAACCCGTGCCGAATTCAGTTTCGGCAGGATGGGTGGTATGGGTTGCGTGCAGCCTGTTTTGGCTGATAGTTGTGGCATTATGTGTGGCCGGGTTGCGTGCTCGGCAGCTGAATCCGACCGGATTACTGCTGGTTCTGGGACCGTTCGTGTTGTTTATGGTGGTTCATATGGTCTTCGTTGGTTCTCTGCGATATCGTTTGCCAGCTGAATTTCCTCTGGCGATTTTGGTTGCAACTGGAATGTGTCAGTGGTTGCCCCGTAGGAAACACGGATGA
- the hpt gene encoding hypoxanthine phosphoribosyltransferase, with amino-acid sequence MQVLIPELEIQERVSELGRRISDRYADRPLTVLGVLTGSIVLLADLIRATSIPLRVALIQASSYGGTRTESGQLTINSELVPDLNGRDVVILDDVFDTGNTMVGLYEAVEAFQPVSIRSAVLLWKTDRTIVDLKPDYYCFQIPDEFVVGYGLDYNDEFRNLPFIGVPDEEDLRTAAEHDVSS; translated from the coding sequence ATGCAGGTTCTTATCCCCGAATTGGAAATTCAGGAACGTGTCAGTGAATTGGGCAGGCGGATCAGTGACCGGTATGCAGACCGTCCCCTGACTGTTCTGGGAGTACTCACCGGGAGTATTGTGCTGCTTGCGGATCTGATTCGAGCCACCAGCATTCCCCTGCGGGTGGCTCTGATTCAGGCCTCCAGTTACGGTGGCACACGAACAGAGTCCGGCCAGCTGACAATTAACAGTGAGCTGGTGCCTGATCTTAACGGTCGGGACGTTGTGATTCTGGACGATGTTTTTGACACCGGCAATACGATGGTCGGGTTGTATGAAGCCGTCGAAGCCTTTCAACCTGTGAGCATTCGTTCCGCTGTACTGCTTTGGAAAACTGATCGAACCATCGTTGATTTGAAGCCGGATTATTATTGTTTTCAGATTCCCGATGAATTTGTCGTAGGTTACGGACTGGACTACAACGATGAATTCCGCAACCTGCCGTTCATTGGTGTTCCGGACGAGGAAGACCTGCGTACAGCAGCTGAACATGACGTGTCATCGTAA